From the genome of Ahaetulla prasina isolate Xishuangbanna chromosome 15, ASM2864084v1, whole genome shotgun sequence, one region includes:
- the LOC131185818 gene encoding uncharacterized protein LOC131185818 — protein MTQQPSEMQQVAAALNKIGEEIAGLSERIDNMTLEMTLEMKKMKQEMNENFAKQTMEMTIIKDELEQIHIHEAKVDRQIGEIFYKNEQQDKRNTQITFKIADLASVFRIGYRRQNGSNRNVLVRFANLGDKLEVMAKVREMGDALKFEGKTIQVFPDISREERAWRFFLKPITKVLRDNGIKYNWRPPQQLKFFYKGRMRTITPDIDAILYLRELGLIKEEDLMEIKDQMLKMGGIHVETSTPEEEKGAIGGQDPKGLKRKEISPVLVEQKKSREDTAGEEADKSLGKYEAECGRELSLSFFLSDEFK, from the coding sequence atgactcaacaaccttcagaaatgcagcaagttgctgcagctttaaacaaaattggggaagaaatagcaggactatcggaGCGAatagataatatgacattggaaatgacattggaaatgaaaaaaatgaaacaagaaatgaatgaaaattttgcaaagcaaacaatggaaatgacaattattaaagatgaacttgagcagattcatatacatgaggcaaaagtggatcggcaaattggtgaaatattttacaaaaatgagcagcaagacaagagaaacACGCAAATTACGTTTAAAAttgcagatctggcaagtgtttttagaattggatatagaaggcaaaatggctccaacaggaatgtgcttgtcaggtttgcaaatcttggtgataagctggaagttatggccaaggtgagagagatgggagatgctttgaagtttgaagggaagactattcaagtcttcccggatatatcaagagaagaaagggcatggagattttttttaaaaccaattacaaaggttttgagagataatggaattaaatataattggaggccaccacaacaattgaaatttttttataaaggaaggatgcgtacaattaccccagacatagatgcaatactatatttacgggagcttggactgatcaaggaggaggatttaatggagataaaagatcaaatgcttaagatgggtggaatacacgtggaaacatcaaccccagaagaagaaaaaggggctattggggggcaagaccctaaagggttaaagaggaaagaaatatcacctgtgttggttgaacagaagaaaagtcgtgaggatacagcaggagaagaagcagataagagtcttggaaaatacgaagccgaatgcgggagagagttatcactttcttttttcttgagtgacgaatttaaatag